One genomic segment of Candidatus Binatia bacterium includes these proteins:
- a CDS encoding YraN family protein — protein sequence MRERSARWRERAAKVGERMAEELLRLRGFEILDRNVRSGRGEIDLIAREGDTVVFVEVKLRTGTDPAAALVAVNWKKCLDVERAATRWLQSRGLTDRPMRFDVVGIAWDADGARLRLEHIRNAFPGGRWHFF from the coding sequence GTGCGCGAGCGCAGTGCGCGCTGGCGGGAACGGGCGGCCAAGGTCGGCGAGCGGATGGCCGAAGAGCTCCTCCGCCTCCGCGGATTCGAGATCCTGGACCGGAACGTGCGGTCGGGCCGCGGCGAGATCGACCTGATCGCCCGCGAGGGTGACACGGTCGTGTTCGTGGAGGTGAAGCTTCGCACCGGCACCGACCCGGCTGCCGCGCTGGTCGCCGTGAACTGGAAGAAGTGCCTGGACGTGGAGCGCGCGGCGACGCGCTGGCTCCAGTCGCGCGGACTCACCGACCGGCCCATGCGGTTCGACGTGGTCGGCATCGCCTGGGACGCGGACGGAGCACGTCTGCGCCTCGAGCACATCCGGAATGCCTTTCCGGGAGGGCGCTGGCACTTCTTCTGA